The Glycine soja cultivar W05 chromosome 15, ASM419377v2, whole genome shotgun sequence region AGTTCTTAATACTAGATATTTCCGAGGGAGATGCATATTCTCCAATAATCAGCGAAAAAAGGTTCTTGATAGTATAGCAGTTCCTAATCTTCAATGTTAATGCAATGTGTGGGATCTATCCAAGTTCCTGACCCTTTTACCCATCCCCTATCTATGGGTCATGAATCCAGATTCCCTGtgctttatttttaagaaaaactattAATTCAGAATGAAATTGGAGGATACCAAAAGTAATTTGTTCACATCTAAATGAATAAATTGAGCAAGTTCTATCAATTTGCTAGCTGACAAAGTTACGTACATATCACTTTAAAGAGACAGAAATTCACATGAATCTGTGTATAATTTAAGTCTGAAAAGCTTTACAAAGCTAATGCTTCCACAAGGCCAAAAGGgaggaaaatgaaaagaagaggaaatgaaaaattcaacaacaaaaaaggaaaaggtaaCATATCATGAATCATATGAACATCTGTTGGATACTCACCGTGTGGGAAATATCAGTAAGGGGCAGAACAAGGATTTGAGTTGTAACAACCTTGCCAACATGGCAAGCATGCAGGTGGGGAGTCAAATAGAGGCAAAGATAAAAGGAAGCGGGGGGTAGGTGGGAGGCAAGCAGTCATTGAGTAAGTTTTGGGGCTTCAGGGAAGGGAGGTGCAGACAATTTAAGTTCTGCAGGGTTCTATCATTTGCTTCTGGTTTTGTGAGTCATTCTTGTCTCTACAATTGGGGTTTATCAATAGTTTTTTCTGTAACAAATACTTATTCCTATCAAGGTCTCAGAATACAAGACTAAAACAGATGTAAAGACAAGCTGATAGATTGCTGAAATAGCAATGCTGTAACAATTAAGTGCAAGCACTGTGACTAAAAAGCCTATGTTGACTTAAAAAGACTTTTTACCAATGAAATGTTTTAAAAGGGACACTTACAGCTGTAacagattttataattttggtaacTTTACTGACAAAGGATGCATATATGTTCCTGTGGACATAAAATCGCTCTGCCCCAGCACAGTTCTGCCCACTTGACTGCAGAGCAGCCCTGACAGCAACTTGAGCAACCTATATTCAGTAAATCAGCCAGTTAAAACTATGGCATTCAAGAATGAGTATTTCATTAAGTTGCAAGGTTAACATTTGCCAGCCAAATGTTGGAAGGAATTCATACATGATCCACATCTGCATCTTCACAAACAATAAATACATCTTTTCCACCAAGCTCTAGTGTAACTGGGATAAGTGTCTCAGCAGCATTGCTCATTATCTGTATAAAAGAATGCAGCATATCATCAGAACACAAAGACATGTTACAACATTAAAAGGTGGATACTATCCCCATCATTCATTCAGCTTCCAAGACATCTAGCGGCGGACTCAGGATCCTGAGTCAGTGGTGGCAAATTACAAAAACTAATATCAgtggttcaaatatataaatatagatgaaataaaatataaaaatataagattttaattgtaattttatgtgaaaaaaacttttatttgcgattttttttttaaatgagagGGTGCACTTGCACACCCTGGACACAATGTAGATCTGCCAGTGAAGACATCACTCTACCACAACAACTTTTGAGGTTACTTTCTTTATCGTTCCTTTTTTTTCTGGCTACAGGTCGGGCTTAAGCAGATCCAAAGTTAAACATTGATTGAGTACTCACTAGAATTTCTTTATTAAATATCTACCATGCATAACACATTCAGAAGCTTATTTTGCAGAATTGGAAACAAAGTTACTATTgttatagaataaaatttagaaatgaAGGACAGGATGGACCAATTTGATAGGCCAAAGGAATCATACCATCTTGCCAACCCCAGGGGATCCAACAAAAATGACTTTGTCAGCAGAAGCTACCAGTGCTTCTCCTGTTTCAGCAAACCTGGTAAGAAAAGTCCAATTAAGGCTATAGATGCAGATGTGATTGAAACCGAGAAGGAAGAATGAAGGGTACAAAATAAGACTATACCCTGTTATCACCTCAACAAGTTCCTCCGGAGCTCCTATGGCAGCAAGTGCTGATTGGATGATTCGGAAGTAAAAGCATCCAGACCAACTTGCATGTTCCGAAATCTACAACCAGAATCACATGGATTTCTGTCAAattgaaatcataaattttacagTAACTTGGAAGTGGAGGTATTAACCCATGCGAAGTCTCCGTTTTAATATAAGTTAGTCAATGAATGTAATTTAATCACCATGAAAGCATATCAGTCAACAATGTTTATTCTTAAAAAGGCGTGATGCATTCACAAAATGAACAATTTTAGATTGGTAGATAGCAGATATTAAGTCATTTTATACCTTAATCACAATGCCATTTCCAGAAAAAACTGCTGCCAACATAGGGTTAAAAATATTGTGGAAAGGATAGTTCCACGACACAATGGCACCGATAACACCAAGGGGGAGAAATTCTACTTTGGATCTCTTATGAAGCATAGCTCTTCCAGAGGACCTgtgagtttttttaattatcacaaaacaTAAAAGTAGTCATGAATGTGCATTtagaaaatttgtaattttattttaccataaaaagtcatttaagtatattaaaaaggtaatacctctttttttgtaaaataattgggGGAATAtatgcaaaaaatttaaaactttacaATTTCAGAGAAAGaacctaaaaaatattataaaataaaataaactgagACAAACGATTTACCACAGTCCCTTTAAGCAGAGAGGGAGTGTCAATTACTAGGGTTGGGGGGAGGGGGTGCTATGGTGTTACAAGAAAAACACTAGTTTGAGGTGGATACCGGTACTAATTTTTAGgtctaaatgaaaaaaaaaagttcgaGGTGTATACCGGTACTCAGGCTTTAGGCACTGCTCACCCTCTGATAGTAGCCAATTTATCTTCTCACATGTTGTCATTATTTCTCCTAAAGAGGCATCTACCATTGTCTTTCCAGTATCGCGAGAAGATATTCTGGTAAAGGCACACAAATTAGAATATACTCAACAAAGTTATTAATATACTCATGTTATAAGtataattcacatatattttaGGCTAATGAATAAAACAATAGGATaactaaaaacaaaagacattAGCATTCTTCCCAGAATATCATGAGAGCAACGTTATATAAGTTAACAAAAAATGCCAACACTTAAAACTTCCTTCAATGACCATGGAGAAGAACTGCTCTTACTCGCATATAAGTGCTTGATGTTTAATTATATACTTCAAAAGTATACGTAAAAAGTGGcgccttttcttgaagcttgTCTTCGCCCACATTTTTTGTGCCTTCCGTACTTTTTCCACTTGCTCCTTGACCTATTCATGCATGCATCATAGTTCTAGTTAATTCTTGCTATACTTGTTAATCTAGTCAAACTGGTGTGGCaaccaatattttaaaacactttGCAATAACTTGTTCTTGTGAATCAAATAATCCTTCTATGTGGCTTTGTAAGTGCTTCTAGAGATCAGATCCTAGCCGAGTGGCTTTTCACACAAGTTATTTCATCCGATTCTTAATTCAACACATGTTAGAACTTAAGCTAAAGTTACAAGCTAACAActacaatataaaatatgtaggTTCTAGACAACATATAGGAAActaaaaagcaaaaaagaaaaacagagaaGTACTGAAGTAAAAGTGAAGAGCAAAACAGAGGAACAGAAAAATGGAAGTGGAGCTCTTGGAAGTTGGAACTGAAGTTTGATACTGAGAATAAGGGAACCACTCACAAAATTTAAGTTTCACAAATAACGACGAAGAACAAAGGCTTAGACTGCAGGTGTAGGAGATGATGAAGAGCAAAGATTGACAGACTGAGAGAGGACTGAGATTGAGAGAGtttggttgagagagagagagaggacaaTGAACTCAGATTTGGCATAAAACCATTTGCTTATGTCACAGGTTGCTAAGTGCTAACCTGTCAGCATGTCAGGCGCCTAACTCATGGAAAATCACCAATTCCAGTATTTTTACAAGTTTCCCCACTGATCCCAcgcaaaaatatcaaaataaacgaTCTTCAGTGTGCAAGGTATCAAAAGGTAGCATTAAATTTGTAGGTCATAGGGTTGTTCGGTGCAATTCTGACTAACTTGTGTGCATGTGTGTTTGCGTGTGAGCATGTagcaatttcaattttttttcaattaaagtacataaaattaaagaaaaaaattattgagtaTAAAGTACATGATCAAGTTGAAGCATCCAAAGAGCAAGGGTTGAGCCAAGAAACGGAATTCATTGCACCGAGTTTGTGCTAGGTTTGGCTCAACTCGGCTTACTTTCACCCGTAACTGTCACTTGTACCCCCACATGGATCGTTAAGAGTGCCACGAGGACTTTAATTAACCACTAGGCACGGGCTTAATACACATTCATACGCACGAAAAGTAATACATCAATGAAAAGTGAAAACCAAAAGGTAGTCAACGTTGGGAAAAAGGAATTTCCATATTTAACATCAATAAACATACGGCTTGAATGAAATTCCATTGAATTTGCATTTCACTATAGACAAGTAtgcaaaatgcaaaaatgaagCTTTAACATACAAGTTTAGCTAGAAGCTAATGACATGTCAACTTCAGCACAACTAGCATATTTCTGATGATCAATGCTACCTTATATAAACTACTTTTTGCCTGGTACTTTTCTTCAGCCACAGAAAGTCCTAAGTATCATCGTATccttaaatatcaaaatttctaAATACTAATTAcccagaggaaaaaaaaaacaacaaaaggatACTAAAAGCATAGGCTCACAACAAAAGGATACTAAAAACAAATGTAGCTCAAACTAGACACTAAAAGCATGCATCACAACAATTAGTTCCCTTAGAAGCATAGGCTCACATACCTCATCCGGCGTCAATGCAGGAACATATCCCAAATATTTCATGGTAGCAGGCTCATAGCACTGAACTTTTCCGCTCGATTGCTGTGCCGTTCCCCTCGGAGGCACCTGATTATGAATCAATCATGAATGAGACCTTATCAGCCATATtcttcaaaacagaaaaaacaaaaatttcaaaagctCCAATTCCAaatcattgcattcaaagcGTCACGTCGTGAACAAGTTCATACCTAGCCTACATAAACTCCGCACGACATAGATTTGCAATTAAtccgaattcaaattttaaattccacATATATAAGCAAATCACACCGATCAAGCAAAACACAAAAGCATAAAaccgataaaaataaaaataaaaataaaaagtcactACTCACTACACAGCGatttatgaaattcaaattgcAGATGCATAGCACTCACGTATATGAAACTGTTCTCCTGCGTCAGGCTCCCATCGTCCAACACTGTTAGAGTAAAAAATCCACATCACATTTCAGTGTCGCAACAAATTTACGAGCAATAGAGAGTGATGGAGGAAGAGTACCATCGGAAGCGTCGACGTCGATGGAAGGAACCTTGGGAGGAATGAGAATGAGAAGGAACTTGCAGATGGCGAAAGCGAGTGCCAGAACGAGCAATGGCCACCAAAACGCCATTGGAACTTGGCAGCAGATTCGGAGTGAGTGAGAAAATCGCCTCGGTAGGGTTTCGAGAAGCTTCCGCGGAGTTTCGATTGTTGTTTTGAGGACAATGGTTGAAGACAGTGAAAGAATCTGGGGAAGCTTTAGGCgatgaaagaagaaattgtCTTGATACTGTTGTTAGTGTTGTACTAACTACGTCACTAAGTGCTCTTTTAATTAACTCACTAGTTGATTCAGTAAGTACATAGTACATACAAGATACAAGATACAAGATTGTAGATACAGGCAATAGGAAAAAGATATTCGTACATTTAACATTCACTCAAAAAGTATAGTTAATTATAATCTAAATCTCGACTTTTTACAAAAGAtgggttaaaaaataatttacctaAATGGGTAAAAACAATTTATGCAAGATGATCTTTTGTCATTTATAATACATGAGACGTTATTTTAATtggtcttttatgttttttgtttgttttgtaggtgacagtttatctttttattttctctttttttacattggttataTAATTCACGagaatacaaaatattaaaatattgaatacTAAACTAGTACATTCATAATCGAGACAAAGTCACcttaatttgaataattaattatcaaattacatTGATATATTTCATAATACAACCTATTCTTGATTCTTAAGACAATGTTAATCTATCACTTGGAATACATGGTTATTATGAGTAGTGGCAATGGCAACTTTTGGTTTCATGGGGGCAAGATCAAATATCTCATTTTTTCCCCTTAGGATAGCCATAATATGCTTTCATATATGAATTCTAAAGGAAGTTGCAAATTTTTGGGGGTGACCATGGCATCCCCGGGTCAACCTCTCTCTTTGCCCTGATTATGAGGTAGAGGAAAAGAATTCTAACCATACAAAACTCTTTAAGTTGTATTAGGAGGTGGTCAAAGATGCTTGTTATTGGATATGTTGTCATGGATAATGAGTATTGTTGAATTTATTGATAGGGGAAGACTTATCAACATCTACTTGAAGTAGTAGATCAAAGGACGAAAAAGATATGATTATTGTGAGAAAGAGGAAAAGATCATATGCTACTAGAGATAGATATTGAGTATGTGAGTATGAAATTAGTATTGCTAATATGAAACTTTTCATAAACTTAAATGATCAAAAATTGAAACCATTTAAAAACTTGATGAGGtgaattaaaatcattttaaaatatcaaaggatcaaaataatattatttgaaacAATGTTATTTCAATTAACATTTCATATCATCATCTTAATTAACATTAACAAACACATCACACTtttctattaatatatttaacatttttgttaaaatgcaCCAAACAAAATActtcaaaaacataaagaatCAAAACAAGATTTTTGGctctttattaaaatatatttgttatagTCCTtggtatttaaaaaatgttaaatttattctttaatagATTGTTGACACAACATcaataaataatgaaagaaactaattaaaactatctaaaataaattataggaatataaaataaaattttacaattaccaaaactataaaagaaaaattatgaggactaaaaatataaaatgaatatattacaTAACTAGAATTAGAAAcacatctaattttttttatcattatagagtatttattaactttattaGTAACTAATTTTCATAGAGAACTTAAATGTGGTTGACAACCTTTGATGAAACCTCTCttcttaatcatatttttatttattgaaattaaactcaaaaatttatttaaataaattaaactcaatATCATTCACATCAATGATTGATTAGTGAAAcacatttaaacttaaaaataaaactagtaaAATATAACCAAAAAGGGAAGGATTGGTTTCTTTGTTTCCATCCAACGGTGGGTGGCGATTAGCTAACCTCAATTTCAAAGTCAGCAAATGTATGGAATAGTCTCAGCCACCAATAATGCAAAACGAAATGGTCGCTCTTTCATTGTCAACCTAAAAAATTGCGATAttcgtcctccaccttcgtaaATTGTCCCATCACGTGAGTAATGTTATCAACTTATCATCGttgtttttgagagaaaagagaaaaaaaatggcaggtGCAAGAAGATTGGGCGTGGCTGTTGATTTCTCAGCATGCAGCATCAAAGCACTGAATTGGACGGTGGATAACGTCGTCAGAGAAGGAGACAACCTCATCCTCATCATCGTTCGCAATGCTCATGGTTACGAGCACGGTGAGATGCAGCTCTGGGAAACCACTGGCTCACGTtagtaattctttttttttttttttatctcatagatattaatttgttagaatGTTATCATAGTTCGTCGTAAcccttctttcattattttgagactttaaaagattatatattaattgttagCAGAAAAACTTTTGTACAAATGATTTATCATTAATTGACCTTTCCGTGTTTATTATTAGGATTTATGATTAATGATTTCAGTGTTTTAATTAGGGATGAAAATAGTTCAAATCAaactatattttgttatatattttgttagggACCTTGGTTAAAAACACGACTTAAACTTTATCTATATACTTGTCAAAGGTCTTTTTTTAAAGGTTTGAATCTTACGTACGCATAAGTTTATATTAGCCTACAAAATATGTGTAGGACTTGACATGATAAACCGAAAATTCAATCAGCTTTCTTAAGagtaatatataattgataacAGACATAtggattaattaatataaaattatatatttgagtttaattaatAGTCATTGAGTTTTGATATGTAAAAATGATTGTGTATgcaaattagttaaatttaacaAATCCGTCTTACAGATCGATGATTGTTTTGTTGTTTCTAATGTGAGGTGGATGTATTTGAGATTTTCAGTGGTCtatgtatgttgatataaatgcAGCTCTGATACCTCTGGCTGAGTTCTCTGACCCTGTGCTCATGAAGAGATATGAACTGAAACCAGCACCTGAAGTAATTGATATTGTGTCAACTGCTGCCAAGCAAAAGAATGtatgatttatttgattttgcCAAATTGAATTTAAAGGTTTATTATGCTCTCATCTAAtacttaaaagagaaaatagtgTACATATTCACTCATAGTATAAATGGTTTTTACataatcatttaatcataatttgtaAACATATAacaagtttttattaaaaatttaaaatgataatctcaaaaatcatataaatgataatttttaattgattcacaGTGCATAACAATTTTTATGCATAGAAATTCAGCTCTTtttgaatcatattttttttgaaaaacaaatatttgtaatttgccattatatatgtatgttcatttcacactactaaaaataattttttttactacaacCTTTATGGGACGGTCATgagaaaactgtcttagaaaacAGTACCATGACATTATCGTAACTAATTTGATTTTGGGGTGGTAGATTGTGGTGCTAATGAAGATCTATTGGGGAGATGCTCGTGAGAGGTTATGCGAAGCAATTGATCATGTACCTTTAGACTACCTTACCTTAGGGAACAGAGGCCTTGGCACGCTCCAAAGGTACATAGAATTTCAACCAGGTCCTCCAAAATAACATTGAGTTACTGAGAAATCAATGAGTTTCATTCTTATGTTTTTTGCCTTTACTTTTTACAGGGTTATAATGGGTAGCGTCAGCAACTATGTAGTGAATAATGCCACCTGTCCTGTCACTGTGGTGAAGAGTTCAGTCCACAACTATTAGTtcgttttttaatttgatgtagGAATAAATTAAACTTGTTCTACCCGGTTGTACATGTGTTAATGACTTTGGTGTCTTTCATAGTCTGTATTTTGTATGATTATGTTAAAACTTTTTTTGAGAAGACAAAATCGAgttatattattcatataataatttgtataatattATCTTTCATCCTAATGAAGTAAATAAATGATTCAGGTGACAGTTCTACACTCCCTGTGTTCACGATGAATGAATCTTGCGTGTAAAAAGTTTGTCTATTAGCATGGATCATTAACTAATGTGTTTGGATTGAAAGTAAAAATCACGTCAACTAAAAAGTTGGGGTGAAATTAATGTAAAGCttaaataatcttttatttcCTATGAaaaaggagttttttttttaatcctttaaagtttttttttaaatagtcctTATAATAGttcattcttttaattttgtctttGTAGTTAGTGTATTGCATTAAGTACTAATTAATGTGCCTAACGAAGATAACGTCATCATGGCATCTCCTTCCCCTTCTCCCCATCTCTATTTGGCTCAGAGATATAGCCCCCCACCTCTAGTGTAATCCCACGAGTCCTTAGAAGTAAGATTTTGAAAGTTATCTCAAACTAGAAAGCAGTAAACATACTCTAAAGGTTGATTAATAATTTAAGTCAATTTTAATAAAGCTTctcatatatgattttttattcatagaaaACTTGTTTAATTAGATGTTAAAATCAATGTTTTGCTTTAAAAAAGTTTGTACAGAAGTAGGATATCAAATAAGAACTTATATAACAATATGCGCATAAATGATAGAGTAAAAGGAATACTACAAAGagagtttttatttatattagtttAACCACCA contains the following coding sequences:
- the LOC114386379 gene encoding universal stress protein PHOS32-like isoform X2; translation: MAGARRLGVAVDFSACSIKALNWTVDNVVREGDNLILIIVRNAHGYEHALIPLAEFSDPVLMKRYELKPAPEVIDIVSTAAKQKNIVVLMKIYWGDARERLCEAIDHVPLDYLTLGNRGLGTLQRVIMGSVSNYVVNNATCPVTVVKSSVHNY
- the LOC114386379 gene encoding universal stress protein PHOS32-like isoform X1, coding for MAGARRLGVAVDFSACSIKALNWTVDNVVREGDNLILIIVRNAHGYEHGEMQLWETTGSPLIPLAEFSDPVLMKRYELKPAPEVIDIVSTAAKQKNIVVLMKIYWGDARERLCEAIDHVPLDYLTLGNRGLGTLQRVIMGSVSNYVVNNATCPVTVVKSSVHNY
- the LOC114385648 gene encoding aldehyde dehydrogenase 22A1-like; the protein is MAFWWPLLVLALAFAICKFLLILIPPKVPSIDVDASDVLDDGSLTQENSFIYVPPRGTAQQSSGKVQCYEPATMKYLGYVPALTPDEVKEQVEKVRKAQKMWAKTSFKKRRHFLRILLKYIIKHQALICEISSRDTGKTMVDASLGEIMTTCEKINWLLSEGEQCLKPEYRSSGRAMLHKRSKVEFLPLGVIGAIVSWNYPFHNIFNPMLAAVFSGNGIVIKISEHASWSGCFYFRIIQSALAAIGAPEELVEVITGFAETGEALVASADKVIFVGSPGVGKMIMSNAAETLIPVTLELGGKDVFIVCEDADVDHVAQVAVRAALQSSGQNCAGAERFYVHRNIYASFVSKVTKIIKSVTAGPPLAGKYDMGALCMHAHSEKLEALINDALDKGAEIIARGSFGHIGEDAVDQYFPPTVIVNVNHSMRLMQEEAFGPIMPIMKFSSDEEVVRLANDSKYGLGCNVFSGSQSRAREIASQIHCGLAAVNDFAATYMCQSLPFGGVKNSGFGRFGGVEGLRACCLVKSVVEDRWWPFIKTVIPKPIQYPVAENGFEFQESLVEALYGLSVWDRLQALVNVLKMLTEQNSTSGSRKKKND